From Hermetia illucens chromosome 6, iHerIll2.2.curated.20191125, whole genome shotgun sequence, one genomic window encodes:
- the LOC119659459 gene encoding tetraspanin-33, giving the protein MTNHRSYYGIETHEMHPRISQNFTYVSSCVKYMIFILNFVFWLFGGLLIGIGFYAFVDKWQAAGWVRVETFYDVVLNISLVMAISGAVVFIVSFAGCLGALRENTCLLKFYSMCLLLFFLLEMAIAVMGFVFPHNMHSFLEESFTEKIIHSYRDDVDLQNLIDFAQQEFKCCGLSNAGYLDWGKNEYFNCTSPSVEKCGVPYSCCINATDISSGLVNIMCGYNVQQLSVAAASKRIWTSGCIEIVRIWAERNLYTIAGIALAVALTQLFVIYLAKTLEGQIDLQKSRWS; this is encoded by the exons ATGACAAATCATCGAAGCTACTACGGTATCGAAACCCACGAAATGCATCCGCGAATCTCACAAAATTTCACTTATGTTAGCTCTTGTGTGAAGTATATGATCTTTATCTTGAATTTCGTGTTCTGGCTGTTTGGAGGCTTGCTAATTGGCATAGGATTCTATGCATTTGTGGACAAGTGGCAGGCGGCAGGATGGGTTCGCGTGGAGACATTTTATGATGTTGTGCTCAACATTTCGCTGGTTATGGCGATTTCGGGTGCTGTGGTGTTCATTGTGAGCTTTGCAGGATGTTTGGGTGCGTTACGAGAAAACACTTGCCTGCTAAAGTTCTATTCGATGTGTTTGCTGCTGTTTTTCTTGCTCGAAATGGCGATCGCTGTAATGGGATTCGTGTTTCCGCACAACATGCACTCTTTCTTGGAGGAGTCGTTTACTGAAAAGATCATTCACTCATATCGAGACGACGTTGACTTACAAAATCTCATTGATTTTGCGCAACAAGAATTCAAATGCTGCGGACTGAGTAATGCCGGTTACCTGGACTGGG GTAAAAACGAGTACTTCAACTGTACATCACCCAGTGTGGAAAAATGCGGTGTGCCATACAGTTGTTGCATCAACGCCACAGACATCAGTTCGGGTTTGGTGAATATTATGTGTGGATACAACGTCCAACAACTCTCAGTAGCGGCAGCGAGTAAAAGGATATGGACAAGCGGTTGCATCGAAATAGTGCGCATATGGGCTGAAAGGAATCTCTACACAATTGCCGGTATTGCCCTGGCAGTTGCTCTTACTCAACTTTTTGTGATCTACTTGGCAAAGACCCTGGAAGGGCAAATCGACTTACAGAAATCTCGCTGGTCATAG
- the LOC119658901 gene encoding programmed cell death protein 7, translated as MTDKNRTALQIFRGFPPHLARHDIMQLLNNINFLESTEKELKECMNTLSESDWDAKLREINSVKDEVSKILQSYDDKLGVATLQKILCKRRKKRLRIRKRKLQLQSKRKEMTKRRRELHIAIDKRLESKRQEDMKIKQIKEASDYAKMVLSSVTKKKEDAKNYIQLLNSLKELRRARQIASQSNTSEGGTEFISKINRLIAVWNDAFEDYENEERKLRSILNDTHKSVEDQWKEVLFGQAEEDLASADSVEKDDMGRLIEIRSGWDSCIVPEDYKYGSYIPTGWVLPPERPSSEWKIYLS; from the coding sequence ATGACTGACAAAAACAGGACAGCTTTGCAAATCTTTCGAGGTTTTCCCCCGCATTTAGCGAGACATGATATAATGCAATTactaaataatataaattttctgGAAAGCACTGAGAAAGAATTGAAGGAATGCATGAATACACTTTCTGAAAGTGATTGGGATGCGAAATTAAGAGAAATAAATTCAGTTAAAGACGAAGTTTCTAAAATCTTACAGTCATATGATGACAAACTCGGTGTAGCTACTTTGCAGAAAATTCTgtgtaaaagaagaaaaaagcggtTAAGAATTCGTAAACGCAAATTACAATTGCAATCCAAACGAAAAGAAATGACAAAAAGGCGTAGAGAGCTGCACATTGCTATAGACAAACGCCTTGAAAGTAAGCGCCAAGAAGACATGAAAATCAAACAAATCAAAGAAGCATCCGACTATGCAAAAATGGTCTTATCGAGCGTAACGAAAAAGAAGGAAGATGCAAAAAATTACATTCAACTGTTGAATTCCTTGAAAGAACTAAGAAGAGCGCGACAAATCGCTTCACAGAGCAATACTTCAGAGGGTGGTACTGAattcatttcaaaaataaatcgtTTAATAGCTGTTTGGAATGATGCTTTTGAAGACTATGAAAACGAAGAACGCAAACTTAGATCTATTTTGAATGACACCCACAAATCAGTTGAAGATCAATGGAAAGAAGTATTATTTGggcaagctgaagaggattTGGCGTCAGCAGATTCTGTTGAAAAGGATGACATGGGGAGACTTATAGAAATCAGAAGCGGGTGGGATTCATGCATTGTTCCGGAGGATTACAAATATGGTTCTTATATTCCTACTGGATGGGTTTTGCCACCTGAAAGGCCTTCGAGTGaatggaaaatttatttaagttga